One Apodemus sylvaticus chromosome 23, mApoSyl1.1, whole genome shotgun sequence genomic window carries:
- the Zc3h12d gene encoding LOW QUALITY PROTEIN: probable ribonuclease ZC3H12D (The sequence of the model RefSeq protein was modified relative to this genomic sequence to represent the inferred CDS: deleted 2 bases in 1 codon), protein MELRPCPCSSARRKLAAGAGPSNSWHDMERRSKMEFFQKLGYSQEDVLRVLGKLGDSALVNDVLQELIQTGSRPRAQEDPANGAGVVLMPRGCGVQDSAQQGLGPGLEEAGGDPASFLRPIVIDGSNVAMSHGNKEVFSCRGIRLAVDWFRDRGHTYIKVFVPSWRKEPSRSDTPIREQHVLEELEKQAVLVYTPSRKVNGKRVVCYDDRYIVKVAYEKDGVIVSNDNYRDLQNENPEWKWFIEQRLLMFSFVNDRFMPPDDPLGRRGPTLSNFLSKKPRPPEPSWQHCPYGKKCTYGVKCRFYHPERPHHGQMSVADELRAKTRAWPGGGAEEPRPPSARSRPAAARLLPRDPGAHNLPPTPQPAALAALNRSFARLTFSDTGASGVASRSRGPDWMPTGGSMSWASPSLRAGSTATTGSPGLRSLRTPNSPLSPGDLGSPICPQAQLPDRHRSRDMHSDLPPQSGPPEDLEDPLVLLPSAYGYLSHSAWVESARDEDNFGGHSGLAQPVNGGGTHATLCSFFPSDQENPVKASDPLLSDMALRTLRQRSQKTSARWGDLRGQVHSTARGVAQA, encoded by the exons ATGGAATTACG CCCATGCCCGTGCAGTTCTGCCAGGAGGAAGCTCGCGGCAGGGGCTGGGCCAAGCAACAGCTGGCACGATATGGAGCGTCGGAGTAAGATGGAGTTTTTCCAGAAACTGGGCTACAGCCAGGAGGACGTGCTCAGGGTGCTGGGCAAACTGGGTGACAGTGCCTTGGTCAATGACGTGCTGCAAGAGTTGATCCAGACGGGCAGCCGCCCAAGGGCCCAGGAGGATCCAGCCAATGGCGCCGGGGTGGTGCTAATGCCCCGGGGATGCGGGGTTCAAGACTCTGCCCAGCAGGGGCTGGGACCCGGCCTAGAAGAGGCTGGTGGAGATCCAGCCAGCTTCCTGCGGCCCATAGTGATCGATGGTAGCAATGTGGCTATGAG TCATGGGAATAAAGAAGTCTTCTCTTGCCGGGGAATTCGTCTGGCCGTGGACTGGTTCAGAGACAGAGGACACACCTACATCAAGGTTTTTGTCCCATCTTGGAGGAAAGAGCCATCAAGGTCTGACACCCCTATCAGAG AGCAGCAcgtgctggaggagctggagaagcaaGCTGTGCTGGTGTACACCCCATCCCGCAAGGTAAACGGCAAGCGAGTGGTCTGCTACGATGACCGCTACATCGTGAAGGTGGCCTATGAGAAGGACGGCGTCATTGTGTCCAATGACAACTACCGGGACCTGCAGAACGAAAACCCCGAGTGGAAATGGTTCATTGAGCAGCGACTACTCATGTTCTCCTTCGTAAATGACAG GTTCATGCCTCCTGATGACCCCCTGGGCCGCCGAGGACCAACACTAAGCAATTTCCTAAGCAAGAAGCCAAGGCCCCCAGAGCCATCCTGGCAACACTGTCCCTATG GCAAGAAATGCACCTACGGGGTCAAGTGCAGATTCTACCACCCCGAGAGACCGCATCACGGGCAGATGTCGGTGGCCGACGAACTCCGTGCCAAGACGCGGgcctggccgggtggtggtgccgAGGAGCCGCGGCCACCGAGCGCCCGGAGCCGTCCCGCCGCAGCCCGGCTGCTTCCCCGGGACCCCGGCGCGCACAACCTCCCGCCAACCCCGCAACCCGCGGCCCTGGCAGCTCTGAACAGGAGCTTTGCTCGGCTGACCTTCAGCGACACCGGGGCCAGCGGTGTCGCGTCCCGGTCGCGTGGGCCGGACTGGATGCCCACGGGTGGCTCCATGTCCTGGGCCTCACCATCCCTTCGCGCAGGCAGCACTGCCACCACAGGGTCGCCAGGTCTGCGGAGCCTCCGAACTCCCAACAGTCCGCTCTCTCCGGGCGATCTCGGGTCCCCAATCTGTCCACAGGCCCAGCTGCCGGACAGACACCGTTCCAGGGACATGCACAGTGACCTGCCTCCCCAGAGCGGACCGCCGGAAGACCTGGAAGACCCGTTGGTTCTCCTGCCCAGCGCCTATGGCTATTTGAGCCACTCGGCCTGGGTCGAGTCAGCTCGGGACGAGGACAACTTTGGAGGACATTCGGGGTTAGCACAA CCCGTCAATGGTGGGGGAACCCACGCTACACTCTGCAGTTTCTTCCCATCTGACCAAGAGAACCCTGTGAAGGCATCTGATCCTCTGCTCTCAGACATGGCTCTGCGTACCCTCCGGCAGAGATCCCAAAAGACTAGTGCTCGTTGGGGGGATCTTAGGGGACAGGTTCATAGCACTGCAAGGGGTGTGGCCCAGGCTTGA